The DNA window CGACGATCGCGATGATCGCCGACGCCGCGATGGTCGAAAGCCGGAACCACGGACCGGTCGCCCACGCGGCGAGTGGGATGACCGCCCAGAGCAGATACCAGGCCTGGACGAACGGGAAGAACAGCACGACTGTGGCCATGGACACACCGAGGGCGCCCAGCGGGTGCAGGCGCCCGCCCAGGGTGGCGAGCATCCAGCGCACGATGAACCCCGCCGCGATGAGCTGACCGATCGGGCGTGCGACCTCGAGAACGGCCTGGGTGTGATCGCCGAGCCCCAGGTTGACGCCCAACCGGCCGGTGGTCACCGACAGCAGCGTGGGCATCGACATCCAGGACCGGACGATCTCACCGGTCGTGAGGGTGCCGGTCCAGCCGAACCCGAGTCCGGTTCCCACACTGATGACCACGATCACCACGCCGGCGACGACCGCGTAGAAACCGGCCGACAGGGACAGCGCGTACACGGTCTGCCGCGATCGTTGCCACCACTGCTGCAGCGGTGCGCGACGCAGGGCGGGCAGCGTGGCCCCCCAGCGCAGGGCGAGCGCGATCCCGACGAATCCCAGCGAGAGCATCGAGGTGAACTTGACCATCGCCGACGCCGCGAGCACCGCGGCACCGCCGATGAGGATCCAGCCGCTGCGCGACGGCCAGAAGGACCCCGGGTTCCGCAACAGGTCGGGCCCGTAGATCGCGCGGAAGCTGAGCTCGAGACCCACCAGCATCAGCCCGAGCATCAGGGCCTCGTTGTGGATGCCACCGACCAGGTGCAGGATCAGCAGCGGATTCATCGCGCCCAGCCAGATCGCCGCCACCGACGACACCCCGCACCGTCGGGCCAGGCGGGGGAGCGCCCACACGATCAGCGCGATGCCGACCAGGGCGATGAGACGGTGCAAGAAGATGGCGGCGGTGATGTTCTCGCCGGTGATCGCGGTGATGCCCTCGCCGATCCATAGGAACAACGGACCATAGGGGGCAGGTGTGTCTCGCCACAGATTGGGTACCGACCGGGTGAGCACGTGATCGATGCCGAGTCCGCCCATCGGGCCGACGGCGTACGGATCCATCCCGCGATAGGCGATCGCGCTCTGGGCCAGGTAGGAGTAGACATCCTTGCTGAGCAGGGGCGGGGCGACGACGATCGGCGCGATCCACAGCAGCAGTGTCCGGTCGGCCTGCCGGCGGCTCATGCGCCGGGCCGGGCTGCGCCCGTTGCGGACCTCCACCGACAACCGGCCGACGGCGAAGCGCCCCAGCAGCAGCCACGCCACGACCAGGGTGAGGGTGCCGCTGATGGACAGCGCGAGCGCCGTCCCGAACATGCGCGACGGCAACGACAGCACACGCATGCCGGCGACCGGATTCTGCAGCACCGGGATCGCTCCGGTACCCAGTGACCCGATCAGTATGAGTACCGACCCGGTGGCGCCGAAGAGTTTGATGCGCCGGAGGCGACGGGACTCCTCGGCGTTGAGTGGGCCGACCTCACGCTCGTCGTCGTGGAGTCGGGCGACGGTCTTGCCGTAGTCACCGGGACGGTCGATCGCATCGTCGTCGGAGTTCGACGTCGTCGTGGTCTTGCTCAGTCCGAAGTAGTCCAGCGCACGGCGCAAGACTGTGGTTTCGGGCACAGAACGACTCTAGTGGCCGCCGCACACGGTCCGGTGAGCACCCCGCCACGTGTTGTTCGGGCGAGATCGCTCGCGTGGCTAAGGGCACCCTTGCTGGCAGTGCGGAATCAATTACGTCACACTCGTGTTGTGAAAACCATGGGGAACGAAGTTGCGCTGTCCGCAGACAGCTCCAGCGACGTCCCGTCGTCCGGTGACGTCATCGGACCGGCAGAGGGGACCGCTCATCACGACGGTCAGACCCGCGCTGCGGTCGTCACACTCCTCGTCGAAGACGGGCCGCTGACGGCGGGCGAGATCGGTGAACGCCTCGGCATCAGTGCCGCCGGCGTCCGCAGGCATCTCGACGCTCTGCTCGCCGTGGGTGACGTAGAGGTCTCGTCGTCGGGATTCGGTCAGCGTGGCCGCGGCCGGCCGGCGAAGTGGTTCCAGCTGACCGCGACGGGCCGCGGCAAGCTTCGGCACGCCTACGACGACCTCGCCGGGGCGGCCATGCGCAAGTTGCGCGCCGTCGCCGGTGACGACGCCGTCGAGGAGTTCGCCCGGGAACGGGTCGAGCGCATCGTGGCCGGGGTGCCGGCCAGCGGTGGCTCAACCAGCGTTGCCGACACCGTCGAGGCCATCGCCGACGCACTGACCAGTGCCGGTTATGCCACAAACACCCGTGAGGTGGGCACCGGGATGCAGATCTGCCAGCATCATTGCCCGGTCGCCCATGTCGCGACGGAGTTCCCGCAGTTGTGTGAGGCGGAGACCGCCGTGTTCACCGAACTGCTCGGCACACACGTGCAGCGCCTGGCGACCATCGCCAACGGCGACTGCGCATGCACCACCCACGTACCGCTGCAGTCGGTGCCCGACGACCCCGGCGAACGCAGCGCACGACACCGGAGCGACGCACAGCCCGCGCCGACTCTTGCCCAGCAACCCCCGCAAGGGACAACCCGAAAGGTCTCGCGATGACAGTCACCGAGCCCACCGGCACGAGTGCCCCGATGAAGGCAGCACCGCTCACCCAGGAGGAGACGATCGCCTCGCTGGGTAACTACGGCTATGGGTGGTCGGATTCCGACGTCGCCGGCGCGAGCGCCCAGCGCGGACTGTCCGACGCGGTGGTCGCCGACATCTCGTCGAAGAAGAACGAGCCCGAGTGGATGCTCGAGCAGCGGCTCAAGGCGCTGCGCATCTTCGACCGCAAGCCGATGCCGCACTGGGGCGCCGAGCTCGACGGCATCGACTTCGACAACATCAAATACTTCGTCCGCTCCACCGAGAAGCAGGCGACCACCTGGGACGAGCTGCCCGAGGACATCAAGAACACCTACGACCGGCTCGGCATCCCCGAGGCCGAGAAGCAGCGTCTGGTGGCCGGCGTCGCCGCGCAGTACGAGTCCGAGGTGGTCTACCACCAGATCCGTGAGGATCTGGAGCAGCAGGGCGTGATCTTCCTCGATACCGACACCGGCCTCAAGGAGCACCCGGAGATCTTCCAGGAGTACTTCGGATCGGTGATCCCGGCCGGGGACAACAAGTTCTCCGCGCTCAACACCGCGGTGTGGTCGGGTGGCTCGTTCATCTACGTGCCCCCGGGTGTGCATGTCGACATCCCGTTGCAGGCCTACTTCCGCATCAACACCGAGAACATGGGTCAGTTCGAGCGGACCCTGATCATCGTCGACGAGGGTGCCTACGTGCACTACGTCGAGGGATGTACCGCGCCGATCTACAAGACCGATTCGCTGCACTCCGCGGTGGTCGAGATCGTCGTGAAGAAGGGTGGCCGCTGCCGCTACACGACCATCCAGAACTGGTCGAACAACGTCTACAACCTCGTCACCAAGCGCGCCAAGGCCGAGGCCGGCGCGACCATGGAGTGGATCGACGGCAACATCGGTTCCAAGGTGACGATGAAGTACCCGGCGGTGTGGCTGACCGGTGAGCACGCCAAGGGCGAGGTCCTCTCGGTGGCGTTCGCCGGCGAGGGGCAGCATCAGGACAC is part of the Gordonia bronchialis DSM 43247 genome and encodes:
- the sufB gene encoding Fe-S cluster assembly protein SufB, which translates into the protein MTVTEPTGTSAPMKAAPLTQEETIASLGNYGYGWSDSDVAGASAQRGLSDAVVADISSKKNEPEWMLEQRLKALRIFDRKPMPHWGAELDGIDFDNIKYFVRSTEKQATTWDELPEDIKNTYDRLGIPEAEKQRLVAGVAAQYESEVVYHQIREDLEQQGVIFLDTDTGLKEHPEIFQEYFGSVIPAGDNKFSALNTAVWSGGSFIYVPPGVHVDIPLQAYFRINTENMGQFERTLIIVDEGAYVHYVEGCTAPIYKTDSLHSAVVEIVVKKGGRCRYTTIQNWSNNVYNLVTKRAKAEAGATMEWIDGNIGSKVTMKYPAVWLTGEHAKGEVLSVAFAGEGQHQDTGSKMVHLAPNTSSNIVSKSVARGGGRASYRGLIKVNSGAHGSRSTVKCDALLVDTISRSDTYPYVDIREDDVTMGHEATVSKVSDDQLFYLMSRGLTEDEAMAMVVRGFVEPIAKELPMEYALELNRLIELQMEGAVG
- the mptB gene encoding polyprenol phosphomannose-dependent alpha 1,6 mannosyltransferase MptB; its protein translation is MPETTVLRRALDYFGLSKTTTTSNSDDDAIDRPGDYGKTVARLHDDEREVGPLNAEESRRLRRIKLFGATGSVLILIGSLGTGAIPVLQNPVAGMRVLSLPSRMFGTALALSISGTLTLVVAWLLLGRFAVGRLSVEVRNGRSPARRMSRRQADRTLLLWIAPIVVAPPLLSKDVYSYLAQSAIAYRGMDPYAVGPMGGLGIDHVLTRSVPNLWRDTPAPYGPLFLWIGEGITAITGENITAAIFLHRLIALVGIALIVWALPRLARRCGVSSVAAIWLGAMNPLLILHLVGGIHNEALMLGLMLVGLELSFRAIYGPDLLRNPGSFWPSRSGWILIGGAAVLAASAMVKFTSMLSLGFVGIALALRWGATLPALRRAPLQQWWQRSRQTVYALSLSAGFYAVVAGVVIVVISVGTGLGFGWTGTLTTGEIVRSWMSMPTLLSVTTGRLGVNLGLGDHTQAVLEVARPIGQLIAAGFIVRWMLATLGGRLHPLGALGVSMATVVLFFPFVQAWYLLWAVIPLAAWATGPWFRLSTIAASAIIAIVVMPTSSNTSGVVLAQGVLAGVIMVAVLTAVFFEDDPFTRRRRRRHPPADADPHEESRAGAGS
- a CDS encoding helix-turn-helix transcriptional regulator, which produces MGNEVALSADSSSDVPSSGDVIGPAEGTAHHDGQTRAAVVTLLVEDGPLTAGEIGERLGISAAGVRRHLDALLAVGDVEVSSSGFGQRGRGRPAKWFQLTATGRGKLRHAYDDLAGAAMRKLRAVAGDDAVEEFARERVERIVAGVPASGGSTSVADTVEAIADALTSAGYATNTREVGTGMQICQHHCPVAHVATEFPQLCEAETAVFTELLGTHVQRLATIANGDCACTTHVPLQSVPDDPGERSARHRSDAQPAPTLAQQPPQGTTRKVSR